The following proteins are co-located in the Billgrantia tianxiuensis genome:
- a CDS encoding 2-dehydro-3-deoxygalactonokinase: protein MSDEVRERLAWVAVDWGSSHLRAWGLDERGEVLARGGSDKGMLALAPEDYEPALLETVGDWLPASGRVAVWICGMAGARQGWREAAYLPLPTRLEELTRGAVAPSLRDARLEVRLLPGLCQHADAAKRGFDVMRGEETQLAGLVAWEPEFSGLVCLPGTHAKWAWLEGGEVKRFATYLTGELYGLLAGQSVLRHTVADAGLVESGCREAFIGAVREAADEPGRFSQWLFGLRAADLLDDSLPAGEARRARLGARLSGLAIGLELGGVRHELASVPITLIGSEALCERYALALGALGHTSRRLDGEAAVLAGLGLARAGA, encoded by the coding sequence ATGAGCGATGAGGTACGCGAGCGGCTGGCATGGGTCGCGGTGGACTGGGGCTCGAGCCACCTGCGCGCCTGGGGGCTGGACGAGCGTGGCGAAGTGCTGGCCCGGGGCGGCAGCGACAAGGGCATGCTGGCCCTGGCGCCGGAGGACTACGAGCCTGCGCTACTGGAGACCGTCGGCGACTGGCTGCCCGCTTCGGGACGCGTGGCGGTGTGGATTTGCGGCATGGCTGGCGCCCGCCAGGGCTGGCGTGAAGCGGCCTACCTGCCGTTGCCGACGCGCCTGGAAGAGCTGACTCGCGGCGCCGTGGCTCCTTCGCTGCGCGATGCGCGGCTCGAGGTGCGCCTGCTGCCGGGGCTGTGCCAGCATGCCGACGCCGCGAAGCGCGGCTTCGACGTGATGCGCGGCGAGGAGACGCAACTGGCCGGACTGGTGGCCTGGGAGCCGGAGTTTTCGGGGCTGGTGTGCCTGCCGGGTACCCATGCCAAGTGGGCGTGGCTGGAGGGCGGCGAGGTCAAGCGCTTCGCCACTTACCTGACCGGTGAACTCTATGGCCTGTTGGCCGGTCAGTCGGTGCTCAGGCACACAGTGGCCGACGCCGGGCTCGTCGAGTCCGGCTGTCGCGAGGCGTTCATCGGCGCGGTGCGTGAGGCAGCCGACGAGCCGGGGCGCTTCAGCCAGTGGCTGTTCGGTCTGCGTGCCGCCGACCTGCTCGACGATTCGCTGCCTGCCGGTGAGGCGCGGCGAGCCCGGCTGGGAGCGCGCCTCTCGGGGCTCGCCATTGGCCTCGAACTCGGCGGTGTTCGGCACGAGCTGGCGAGTGTTCCCATCACCCTGATCGGCAGCGAGGCGCTGTGCGAGCGCTATGCGCTGGCCCTCGGGGCGCTCGGTCATACCAGCCGGCGTCTCGATGGCGAAGCGGCGGTACTGGCTGGCCTGGGACTGGCACGGGCCGGCGCGTGA
- the dgoD gene encoding galactonate dehydratase translates to MKITRLKTWQVPPRWLFLKIEADEGCYGWGEPVIEGRAATVEAAVHELADYLVGQDPHRIEHLWNTLYRAGFYRGGPILMSAIAGIDQALWDLKGRDLGVPVHQLLGGAVRERMRMYAWTGGDRPSDVGAGARELVTRGFTAFKMNGTAEMQIVDSHRKIDEAVARVAEAREAVGSEVGIAIDFHGRVHRPMAKALLRELEPYHPMFVEEPVAPEHLPSLKHIAGGLGYPLATGERLHTRFEFRDLLADGMIDIIQPDLSHCGGISEGLKIAALASAHDVALAPHCPLGPLTLAASLHLDAVSHNAFIQEQSMGIHYNRDNDVLDYLVDKSALSIEEGFCAIPQGPGLGVEIDEAFVEERAKVGHRWRNPVWSHEDGSIAEW, encoded by the coding sequence ATGAAGATCACTCGACTCAAGACCTGGCAGGTGCCGCCGCGCTGGCTGTTCCTCAAGATCGAGGCCGACGAGGGCTGCTACGGCTGGGGTGAGCCGGTCATCGAGGGCCGCGCCGCTACGGTGGAGGCCGCGGTGCACGAACTCGCCGACTATCTGGTCGGCCAGGATCCGCATCGTATCGAGCACCTGTGGAATACGCTCTATCGCGCCGGCTTCTATCGCGGCGGCCCGATTCTGATGAGTGCCATCGCCGGCATCGACCAGGCGCTATGGGACCTGAAGGGGCGCGACCTGGGGGTGCCGGTGCATCAATTGTTGGGCGGCGCGGTGCGCGAGCGCATGCGCATGTATGCCTGGACCGGAGGCGATCGGCCGAGCGATGTGGGGGCGGGCGCCCGGGAGCTGGTGACGCGCGGCTTCACTGCGTTCAAGATGAACGGCACTGCCGAGATGCAGATCGTCGACTCGCACCGCAAGATCGACGAGGCAGTGGCCCGGGTGGCCGAGGCCCGCGAGGCGGTAGGATCCGAAGTGGGCATTGCCATCGATTTTCACGGCCGTGTGCATCGGCCCATGGCCAAGGCGCTGCTGCGCGAGCTGGAGCCCTACCACCCGATGTTCGTCGAGGAGCCGGTGGCCCCCGAGCACCTGCCTAGCCTGAAGCACATCGCCGGCGGCCTGGGCTATCCGCTGGCCACCGGCGAGCGCCTGCACACCCGGTTCGAATTCCGCGACCTGCTTGCCGACGGCATGATCGACATCATCCAGCCCGACCTCTCCCACTGCGGCGGCATCAGCGAAGGGCTGAAGATCGCTGCGCTGGCCTCGGCCCACGACGTGGCCCTGGCACCGCACTGTCCGCTCGGCCCACTGACCCTGGCCGCCTCGCTCCACCTGGATGCAGTGAGCCACAACGCCTTCATTCAGGAGCAGAGCATGGGCATCCACTACAACCGCGACAACGACGTACTCGACTATCTGGTCGACAAGTCAGCACTGTCCATCGAGGAGGGCTTCTGTGCCATTCCCCAGGGACCCGGTCTCGGCGTGGAGATCGACGAGGCATTCGTCGAGGAGCGGGCCAAGGTGGGGCATCGCTGGCGCAATCCGGTGTGGAGCCATGAGGACGGCTCCATCGCCGAGTGGTGA
- a CDS encoding FadR/GntR family transcriptional regulator, with amino-acid sequence MTLASLPRHHGGADGLARLLGQALLAGRWRPGETFPRERDLCQHFEVSRNQVRNALATLVALGLIERTAGRGSVVCEIGDWHLLDPLVSEWMADIQTPDADLLREIFAFRYSAEPAVARLAAQAAEREDLERLEAAYEGMRHTAGRPEASARHAEYDVAFHDAVYHASHNLVWRQMGHLLRPSIIALIQRSQAHLQPLEADLDDSLVRHGRLLEAIRRRDADAAEAAAADVLRRTAVDLGIVTDVSSHSAVVPVAALDTQAKERSL; translated from the coding sequence ATGACCCTGGCTTCGCTGCCTCGCCACCATGGTGGCGCCGACGGTCTGGCACGACTGCTGGGCCAGGCGCTGCTGGCCGGGCGCTGGCGTCCAGGCGAGACGTTTCCTCGCGAACGCGACCTCTGCCAGCACTTCGAAGTCAGCCGCAACCAGGTGCGCAACGCCCTGGCGACCCTGGTCGCCCTCGGCCTGATCGAGCGCACCGCAGGGCGTGGCAGCGTGGTCTGCGAGATCGGCGATTGGCACCTGCTCGATCCCTTGGTGAGCGAGTGGATGGCCGATATCCAAACGCCTGACGCCGACCTGCTGCGCGAGATATTCGCCTTTCGCTATTCAGCGGAGCCGGCCGTCGCCCGCCTGGCAGCCCAGGCAGCCGAAAGGGAGGATCTCGAACGCTTGGAGGCGGCCTACGAGGGCATGCGACATACCGCCGGCAGGCCGGAAGCCAGCGCGCGGCATGCCGAGTACGACGTGGCCTTTCATGATGCCGTCTACCACGCCAGCCACAACCTGGTATGGCGCCAGATGGGGCATTTGCTGCGCCCCTCGATCATTGCCCTGATCCAGCGCTCTCAGGCCCACCTCCAGCCCCTCGAGGCCGACCTGGATGACAGCCTGGTGCGCCATGGCCGCCTGCTCGAGGCGATTCGTCGTCGCGATGCCGACGCTGCCGAAGCGGCCGCTGCCGACGTGCTGCGACGTACCGCCGTCGATCTGGGCATTGTGACCGACGTTTCCTCTCATTCGGCTGTCGTACCGGTAGCCGCACTCGACACGCAGGCCAAGGAGCGTTCACTATGA
- a CDS encoding solute:sodium symporter family transporter has product MHALTLLSFLFFTGLVAFITWRLTRRDDHVSSRGYFLAGRSLTFPLIAGSLLMTNLSTEQMVGLNGAAFSDGLSVMAWEVVAVIALVALALFFLPRFLRSGIATLPQLLAIRFDSGTQLIANVIFLIAYAVILLPIILYSGAMGLQGMLDLSGLTGIESSTLLLWLTVWIVGIIGSIYALFGGLRTVAVSDTLNGIGLLIGGFVIAYFGLQAVSGDGGVIEGWNVLKQSDPDKLNSLGGADQQVPFSTLFTGVFLINLFYWTTNQQIIQRTFAAKNLAEGQKGVLLTGFFKLLGPLYLVLPGIIAYHLYADQGVRADEAYGHLVFNVLPPYLTGFFAAVMVGAILSSFNSALNSTTTIFSLGIYKGVLKKDASDEEVVKSGKVFGWIMAITTMTIAPLLAGQESLFGYLQRMNAIYFIPILAVVIVGLLTKRVPPMAAKIALVGGCLMIAAGYFVPPFDRLPTIMHEFHFVALVFVLLVAIMLIVGKLRPRETDWVHEYSGDVDLTPWRGAVPASLALVVLVIVIYAAFAGG; this is encoded by the coding sequence ATGCATGCCTTGACCCTGCTGTCGTTCCTGTTCTTTACCGGCCTGGTCGCCTTCATCACCTGGCGCCTGACCCGTCGCGACGACCATGTAAGCAGTCGCGGCTACTTTCTGGCCGGGCGCAGTCTCACCTTCCCGCTGATCGCCGGCTCGCTGCTGATGACCAACCTCTCCACCGAGCAGATGGTGGGCCTCAACGGTGCCGCCTTCAGCGACGGCTTGAGCGTGATGGCATGGGAGGTGGTGGCGGTCATCGCACTGGTGGCGTTGGCGCTGTTCTTCCTGCCACGTTTCCTCAGGAGCGGTATCGCCACGCTGCCGCAACTGTTGGCAATTCGTTTCGACTCGGGTACCCAACTGATCGCCAACGTGATCTTCCTGATCGCCTATGCCGTGATCCTGCTGCCGATCATTCTCTACTCCGGTGCCATGGGCCTGCAGGGCATGCTCGATCTTTCCGGGCTGACCGGGATCGAGTCGTCGACCCTGCTGCTGTGGCTGACGGTCTGGATCGTCGGGATCATCGGCTCCATCTATGCCCTGTTCGGCGGACTGCGCACGGTGGCCGTATCGGACACCCTGAACGGCATCGGTCTGCTGATCGGCGGCTTCGTCATTGCCTACTTCGGTTTGCAGGCGGTGAGCGGCGATGGCGGCGTGATCGAGGGCTGGAACGTTCTCAAGCAGAGCGATCCGGACAAGCTCAACTCGCTGGGCGGGGCCGACCAGCAGGTGCCATTCTCCACGCTCTTCACCGGCGTATTCCTGATCAATCTCTTCTACTGGACCACCAACCAGCAGATCATCCAGCGTACCTTTGCCGCCAAGAACCTGGCCGAAGGCCAGAAGGGGGTGTTGCTCACCGGCTTCTTCAAACTGCTGGGTCCGCTTTACCTGGTGCTGCCGGGCATCATCGCCTATCACCTCTATGCCGATCAGGGCGTTCGCGCCGACGAGGCCTACGGCCATCTGGTGTTCAACGTGCTGCCGCCCTACCTCACCGGCTTCTTCGCGGCGGTGATGGTGGGTGCCATCCTGTCGTCGTTCAACTCGGCGCTCAACAGCACTACTACCATCTTCAGCCTGGGTATCTACAAGGGCGTGCTGAAGAAGGACGCCAGCGACGAGGAGGTGGTGAAGTCGGGCAAGGTGTTCGGCTGGATCATGGCCATTACCACCATGACCATCGCGCCGCTACTGGCGGGCCAGGAGAGCCTGTTCGGCTACCTGCAGCGCATGAACGCCATCTATTTCATTCCCATTCTGGCAGTGGTGATCGTGGGCTTGCTGACCAAGCGTGTGCCGCCCATGGCCGCCAAGATCGCCCTGGTAGGCGGTTGCCTGATGATCGCCGCCGGCTACTTCGTGCCGCCGTTCGACCGGCTGCCGACGATCATGCACGAGTTCCATTTCGTGGCCCTGGTATTCGTGCTGCTGGTGGCGATCATGTTGATCGTGGGCAAGCTGCGCCCGCGCGAGACCGATTGGGTGCACGAGTACAGCGGCGACGTCGATCTCACCCCCTGGCGCGGCGCCGTGCCTGCCAGCCTCGCGCTGGTGGTGTTGGTCATCGTCATCTATGCGGCCTTCGCCGGCGGCTGA
- a CDS encoding flagellar biosynthesis protein yields the protein MKLKSNAGLMAIFLMVFLAGCATNRSEIALAVPEVSSEQYIGAGQEVLIGEVVDRRIFEEAPREPSTPSLGSGGVSQASDEIKARAIGRKRNSYGKAMGDILLEEGQSVEEVVRSSLTLALQEAGYNVLAEPAGPGVDAPIIDVYINEFWAWFSPGFWAITLNTRISTDLELREGSAQEVVAIHAQQSRQVATEAAWVEIVEKALDDYRSEALMSVPRLF from the coding sequence TTGAAGCTCAAGTCGAACGCAGGGTTGATGGCAATATTCCTCATGGTGTTTCTTGCAGGATGTGCTACAAATCGCAGCGAGATAGCATTGGCTGTTCCGGAAGTGAGTTCGGAACAATATATTGGTGCGGGACAGGAAGTCTTGATAGGAGAGGTTGTAGATCGACGAATCTTTGAAGAGGCACCAAGAGAGCCTAGTACTCCTTCCCTTGGATCCGGAGGAGTGAGCCAAGCTTCGGATGAAATCAAGGCAAGGGCGATTGGGAGGAAGAGAAATAGTTATGGTAAAGCAATGGGTGATATTCTTCTGGAGGAAGGGCAGTCGGTTGAAGAGGTGGTGCGCAGCAGTCTGACCCTGGCCCTGCAAGAGGCAGGATACAATGTACTTGCTGAGCCGGCTGGTCCGGGAGTTGATGCTCCGATTATAGATGTCTATATTAATGAATTCTGGGCATGGTTCAGTCCGGGTTTTTGGGCTATTACACTAAATACGAGAATCTCTACCGACCTTGAGTTGCGCGAAGGTAGTGCACAGGAGGTCGTGGCGATTCATGCGCAGCAAAGTCGGCAAGTTGCTACTGAGGCTGCGTGGGTCGAGATAGTAGAAAAGGCCTTGGATGACTATAGGAGTGAGGCTTTAATGTCGGTGCCAAGGTTGTTTTGA
- a CDS encoding beta-ketoacyl synthase chain length factor translates to MSFFLHLEDWRGWHPKETVAICDPSHRISAQPGKNLPAMLRRRLDDAGRATCEILSALAPEAGLPLIHASRHGDTTHTLGMLEALESGEPISPTRFSMSVHNAVLGVHSISCAHHRPLQALGACGDEFDAVLLEAQGYLLEGHRAVVAVFSEGSLPSAYQGHTEHPGTACAVGMRLTLDRGRRLMASDPIRSARPTPIEVMAWLSGNTPFLAGRQRWQMEAG, encoded by the coding sequence GTGTCCTTTTTCCTACATCTCGAAGACTGGCGGGGATGGCATCCCAAAGAGACAGTGGCCATCTGCGACCCAAGCCACCGCATCTCGGCTCAGCCAGGCAAGAACCTGCCAGCCATGCTGCGCCGACGTCTAGATGATGCTGGGCGCGCCACCTGCGAGATACTCAGCGCGCTGGCCCCGGAAGCTGGCTTACCGTTGATACACGCTTCTCGACATGGCGATACCACCCATACCCTGGGCATGCTCGAAGCACTAGAGAGCGGCGAGCCCATCTCCCCGACGCGCTTTTCCATGTCGGTTCACAACGCAGTGCTGGGTGTCCACTCCATTTCGTGCGCTCATCATCGTCCCTTGCAGGCTCTGGGGGCCTGTGGTGATGAGTTCGACGCCGTTCTCCTCGAAGCTCAGGGTTATCTCCTGGAAGGTCACCGAGCCGTCGTGGCAGTTTTCTCGGAAGGCTCGCTTCCCTCGGCTTACCAAGGGCACACAGAGCACCCGGGTACTGCCTGCGCTGTCGGCATGCGGTTAACGCTGGATCGGGGACGAAGGCTCATGGCCTCTGACCCGATACGCAGTGCCCGCCCAACCCCTATTGAAGTGATGGCCTGGCTGAGCGGGAACACACCTTTCCTTGCTGGCCGGCAGCGGTGGCAAATGGAGGCGGGATGA
- a CDS encoding lysophospholipid acyltransferase family protein, translating into MKLDRWWRGLGTALSFIAFGLGGVFIGLAVAPLLSLCVHDTERRQRMARHLIQRCFRGFIGLMRCLGVLDYHFSHQERLQRPGLLVLANHPSLIDVIFLLAHMPHANCIVKGRLASNPFTRGPIRAAGYITNNEPEAVLEAAGESLRRGDSLVLFPEGTRTKPQRPIKFRRGGANIALRTKTAITPVLIRCTPTTLTKGEPWYHIPASKVRMELHVLEDLPINDDNQQPTGQLARILTHRLNNHFNRELGRLHHERDMRPNA; encoded by the coding sequence ATGAAGTTGGACAGGTGGTGGCGTGGGCTAGGCACTGCACTTTCCTTCATTGCCTTCGGCTTGGGCGGCGTGTTCATCGGCTTGGCAGTCGCACCCCTGCTGAGCCTATGCGTACACGACACCGAACGGCGGCAGCGTATGGCGAGGCACCTTATCCAACGCTGCTTCCGCGGCTTCATCGGATTGATGCGGTGCCTCGGAGTACTCGACTATCACTTTAGTCATCAGGAACGACTGCAGCGCCCTGGGCTGCTGGTGCTGGCCAACCATCCCTCATTGATCGACGTGATATTCCTGCTGGCGCATATGCCCCACGCAAACTGCATCGTCAAGGGCCGGTTGGCCAGCAACCCTTTCACCCGCGGCCCGATTCGCGCAGCAGGGTATATCACCAACAATGAGCCCGAAGCGGTGCTGGAAGCCGCTGGCGAGAGCCTTAGGAGAGGCGATTCGCTGGTCCTTTTTCCAGAAGGCACTCGCACCAAGCCACAACGTCCTATCAAGTTCAGACGCGGCGGGGCAAATATCGCCTTACGCACGAAAACGGCTATCACACCAGTACTGATACGTTGTACTCCTACCACATTGACCAAGGGCGAACCTTGGTATCATATCCCGGCGAGCAAGGTCCGGATGGAACTACATGTTCTCGAAGACCTGCCCATTAACGACGATAACCAACAGCCAACCGGGCAGCTCGCCAGAATACTGACACATCGGCTGAACAATCATTTCAACAGGGAACTGGGACGACTTCACCATGAGCGAGACATGCGACCTAACGCTTGA
- a CDS encoding phosphopantetheine-binding protein codes for MSETCDLTLELKRLIIDTLELEDITPADIDSEAPLFGEGLGLDSIDALELGLALQKRYGIKLDAEAEETHHHFASLNALQSLVEARRVN; via the coding sequence ATGAGCGAGACATGCGACCTAACGCTTGAACTCAAGCGCCTGATCATCGACACGCTGGAGCTCGAAGACATCACGCCGGCGGATATCGACTCCGAGGCTCCTTTGTTCGGAGAGGGTCTGGGCCTCGACTCCATCGATGCACTCGAACTCGGCTTGGCATTGCAAAAGCGCTACGGTATCAAGCTCGATGCCGAAGCCGAGGAAACTCACCACCATTTCGCCAGCCTGAACGCCCTGCAGTCCCTTGTGGAGGCCCGTCGTGTCAACTGA
- a CDS encoding acyl carrier protein: MSTDIAAANRTEIFSHVRKTLVELFELDADDVKPEARLYEDLDIDSIDAVDLVVELKQFTGRRINPDDFKSVRTIDDVVNAVERLMQH; encoded by the coding sequence GTGTCAACTGATATCGCCGCTGCCAATCGCACCGAGATTTTCTCTCATGTGCGCAAGACCCTGGTCGAGTTGTTCGAACTCGACGCCGACGACGTCAAGCCCGAAGCGCGACTCTACGAGGACCTCGATATCGACAGTATCGACGCCGTGGACCTAGTCGTCGAACTCAAGCAGTTCACCGGTCGGCGCATCAACCCCGACGACTTCAAGTCGGTGCGCACCATCGATGACGTGGTCAATGCCGTCGAACGCTTGATGCAGCACTGA